Proteins from a genomic interval of Euzebya sp.:
- the dnaG gene encoding DNA primase, whose translation MAGRINDEDIQTLKERLDIVEVVQPYTALKRSGAGFMGRCPFHDEKTPSFSVQPRGFFHCFGCNVGGDTIAFVQEIEGLSFTEAIEKLARQFGVTLRYEELRPGQRAALGKRTRLLELTAEADAWYREQLKGPAGEGARAYLRERQVPPGAWEVFGLGWAPDAWGDLSDHLMAKGASTEDLVAAGLATKGRRGAVDRFRARLLFPIRDQRGQDVVAFGGRILPGGPQVTKMDGATPKYINSPKTDVYDKSVTLYGLHLARREVVKRREVLVVEGYMDVIALHTAGMGNAVAPCGTALTEQHFTLIQRMDARVTLALDADAAGFDAAERARERAETAGITDLGVLVLPEGQDPADLVTGGGAEAVERALAGRKTAVEFQIEHLLRSADLSTPEAKTGAYRSTFDLLGKIDDAALRYHYVFNVVAPAVGLPAQRIEDELNRAHPLTRAAPQRPAPARRQSTAPAAPRDPQLQLEREVLQVALQVPEALPDDWQMLDESVFTAEVSQVLFRAISRHGGDLDGILDAMPDDDMRSRVRSLAASELTVDTQPAQVAWLIDALRGRDARRRWEAARARLQEGGEHLGPDERAHLMRDIGELERVWRAYQRRDVHAREGRP comes from the coding sequence CGCTGCCCCTTCCACGACGAGAAGACCCCGTCGTTCTCCGTCCAACCCCGCGGGTTCTTCCACTGCTTCGGCTGCAACGTCGGCGGGGACACGATCGCGTTCGTCCAGGAGATCGAGGGGCTCAGCTTCACCGAGGCCATCGAGAAGCTCGCGCGCCAGTTCGGCGTCACGCTCCGCTACGAGGAGCTGCGGCCCGGCCAGCGCGCGGCGCTCGGCAAGCGGACCCGCCTGCTCGAGCTGACCGCCGAGGCCGACGCCTGGTACCGCGAACAGCTGAAGGGGCCGGCGGGGGAGGGGGCGCGGGCCTACCTCCGCGAACGCCAGGTGCCGCCGGGGGCGTGGGAGGTGTTCGGGCTCGGCTGGGCGCCGGACGCCTGGGGCGACCTGAGCGACCACCTGATGGCGAAGGGCGCCTCGACGGAGGACCTGGTCGCCGCCGGCCTGGCCACCAAGGGCCGCCGTGGCGCGGTCGACCGGTTCCGCGCCCGGCTGCTGTTCCCGATCCGCGACCAGCGGGGGCAGGACGTCGTCGCCTTCGGCGGGCGGATCCTCCCCGGCGGCCCGCAGGTCACGAAGATGGACGGGGCGACGCCGAAGTACATCAACTCGCCGAAGACCGACGTCTACGACAAGTCGGTCACCCTCTACGGCCTGCACCTGGCCCGCCGCGAGGTCGTCAAGCGCCGCGAGGTCCTCGTCGTCGAGGGCTACATGGACGTCATCGCGCTCCACACCGCCGGGATGGGCAACGCCGTCGCGCCCTGCGGCACCGCCCTGACCGAGCAGCACTTCACCCTCATCCAGCGCATGGACGCCCGGGTCACCCTGGCCCTGGACGCCGACGCGGCCGGCTTCGACGCGGCCGAGCGGGCCCGGGAGCGGGCGGAGACCGCCGGCATCACCGACCTCGGGGTGCTGGTCCTGCCCGAGGGCCAGGACCCCGCCGACCTGGTGACCGGCGGCGGGGCCGAGGCCGTCGAGCGGGCCCTCGCGGGGCGGAAGACCGCCGTCGAGTTCCAGATCGAGCACCTGCTGCGCAGCGCGGACCTGTCGACGCCCGAGGCGAAGACCGGCGCGTACCGGTCCACCTTCGACCTGCTCGGCAAGATCGACGACGCCGCCCTCCGGTACCACTACGTCTTCAACGTGGTCGCGCCCGCCGTCGGCCTGCCAGCCCAGCGCATCGAGGACGAGCTGAACCGGGCCCACCCGCTGACCCGCGCGGCACCGCAGCGACCGGCACCGGCGCGGCGGCAGAGCACCGCCCCGGCCGCGCCCCGCGACCCGCAGCTGCAGCTCGAGCGCGAGGTCCTGCAGGTCGCCCTGCAGGTCCCCGAGGCGCTGCCCGACGACTGGCAGATGCTCGACGAGTCGGTGTTCACCGCCGAGGTCAGCCAGGTGCTGTTCCGCGCGATCAGCCGCCACGGCGGCGACCTCGACGGGATCCTCGACGCGATGCCGGACGACGACATGCGGTCGCGGGTCCGCAGCTTGGCCGCCTCGGAGCTGACCGTCGACACCCAACCGGCGCAGGTCGCGTGGCTGATCGACGCCCTGCGGGGTCGCGATGCCCGGCGGCGGTGGGAGGCGGCCAGGGCGCGGCTGCAGGAGGGCGGGGAGCACCTCGGCCCCGACGAGCGCGCCCACCTGATGCGGGACATCGGCGAGCTCGAGCGGGTCTGGCGTGCCTACCAGCGACGTGACGTCCACGCACGGGAGGGCCGACCGTGA
- the rpoD gene encoding RNA polymerase sigma factor RpoD, translating into MTTTDLDVHVALLDHVAVTDLLNLGRRRGYVTPEDIDDVVSGADLDRDGVRALHDLLEEESIERRRPSPRPRREPASQRSPELVVSTTTGDPVRMYLREIGQVELLTAEEEVDLAKRYEAGLAAGIRLAAIGDRLDPASRRQLLRMQRGGERAKARLVEANLRLVVSIAKRYVGRGMVLLDLIQEGNLGLIRAVEKFDFRKGYKFSTYATWWIRQAITRAIADQARTIRIPVHMVETMNKVIRTQRQLHQVLGREPTSAEIGAELDLEPDKVEDILRISQETVSLETPVGGEDDAFLGDFIEDEHAVMPVDAASVQMLQEQLRGVLHTLTEREQRVMILRYGLDGGDVRTLEEVGNEFGVTRERIRQIEAKTLAKLRHPSRSDQLRDYLQD; encoded by the coding sequence GTGACGACGACCGACCTCGACGTCCACGTGGCGCTGCTCGACCACGTCGCCGTCACCGACCTCCTCAACCTGGGCCGGAGGCGCGGGTACGTGACGCCGGAGGACATCGACGACGTCGTCAGCGGCGCCGACCTCGACCGCGACGGCGTGCGGGCCCTGCACGACCTGCTCGAGGAGGAGTCGATCGAGCGGCGCCGGCCGTCACCACGGCCCCGGCGAGAACCGGCGTCGCAGCGCTCACCCGAGCTGGTGGTCTCGACGACGACCGGCGACCCGGTCCGCATGTACCTGCGCGAGATCGGCCAGGTCGAGCTGCTGACTGCCGAGGAGGAGGTCGACCTCGCCAAGCGGTACGAGGCGGGGCTCGCCGCCGGCATCCGCCTCGCGGCCATCGGGGACCGGCTCGACCCGGCCTCGCGCCGCCAGCTGCTCCGCATGCAGCGCGGGGGCGAGCGGGCCAAGGCGCGCCTGGTCGAGGCCAACCTGCGGTTGGTCGTGTCGATCGCCAAGCGGTACGTCGGCCGGGGCATGGTCCTCCTCGACCTGATCCAGGAGGGCAACCTCGGCCTGATCCGCGCGGTCGAGAAGTTCGACTTCCGGAAGGGCTACAAGTTCTCGACCTACGCCACGTGGTGGATCCGCCAGGCCATCACCCGGGCGATCGCCGACCAGGCCCGCACCATCCGGATCCCGGTGCACATGGTCGAGACGATGAACAAGGTCATCCGCACCCAGCGCCAGCTCCACCAGGTCCTCGGACGCGAGCCGACGTCGGCGGAGATCGGCGCCGAGCTCGACCTCGAGCCGGACAAGGTCGAGGACATCCTGCGGATCAGCCAGGAGACCGTCAGCCTCGAGACGCCGGTCGGCGGTGAGGACGACGCCTTCCTCGGGGACTTCATCGAGGACGAGCACGCCGTCATGCCGGTCGACGCCGCCAGCGTCCAGATGCTGCAGGAGCAGCTGCGGGGCGTGCTGCACACCCTCACCGAGCGGGAGCAGCGGGTGATGATCCTGCGCTACGGCCTGGACGGCGGGGACGTCCGCACCCTCGAGGAGGTCGGCAACGAGTTCGGCGTCACCCGCGAGCGGATCCGCCAGATCGAGGCGAAGACGCTCGCGAAGCTGCGCCACCCCTCGCGCAGCGACCAACTGCGGGACTACCTGCAGGACTAG